TGCTTCTGCAGCACTACGTTGCTGCATAAACAGATCGAGCGCATTTGACTGAGCCGTGTTTGCACTCATACCAAACTGTTCGCAGAGTTCGTCGAACTGTGACTTCACCTTCGAGTCTATCCTTACTGTTACTGCTGACTGTGCCATACTCTTCATTTTTTAGCATCATTGGTAGCAATATGCCACCTATTCGATGGCAAAAATACGATTTGTTTGTGATATTACCAAAGATTTTGGCAAATAGTTGCACATTTTCTATAAAATCACAAAAAATAAGCCAGGCGTTTTTCCCAGTTAGAGTATGACTAATGCGAGATACGAAAAGAACAATGTCAAAATCCCTCTCGATACTCCAACACACTTTCTGCTGTAGTAAACAATGGCTCACCATCTTCGTAAGAGTCAAACTCTTCAAGGTGTTTTACTCGCAAATAGGCTAACAGCTCACGAACCTGTATTTTCCCCAACGTTACCTCTTCATCAAATCGGAAAAAGAAATGAGGTCCCTTTACATCGAAGGGATACCATGTGTCACGCATTCGTTCTTCCGTCACTTTGCTGGCAGTATCCTTTACATGAAACACGCGATACTCTCCCGTTTGTTCAACGCCATCAGTATAAAGGATAACGAACTGGATATTTTTCTTCTCGTAAAAATATGATGTGTGAGCACCAGGACGTGGTGGCTCACCTTTAACTTCAAGGCGCACATTATATACCAATGAGCCTTTATCGTTATGGCCAAGAATCCATTTCAGATGCTCTTCGTCCTTGTAGTAACCCACCAGGATGCCTTTATCCGCATATCGTTCCAAATAGTGAAGCGTTAGCCATTGCGAATGTGCTACAGGTTGTTGCAGTTCTTGTTCAATAGCAGGTTTCAGCACGTCCTGTGGATCTTGTCCCATACCACATTTCTCAATCACGAAATATCGCGACAACTCATCATATTGTGCCTGCGTTTTCTCGAGATCATTTGCTGGACGTGCATAAGCAAAATAAGCCATCCTTTCTTCGCCGTATGGCTGGAACACCCTGCCGTTCAAATCGTAGAAATGCTGCTGAAGATACAAAGCGCCATCTACCCCCAAACGGGCACGCATGGCATACACCATAAACTCCTTTTGGATGACAGCCCTTATCTCTTCGCGGAACTTCTTCCTTACATATTCTTTCCATTGCGACTTCTCATTGGCCTTATTACGTGCATACAGGAAGAGCACATAAAGGAAATTTACATCATATTGCGAAAGAAACAGCGTATCCCTATCAAACAGGCGGTCAGGGAACTGATACGAGATCTTTGTGCAATGTTCCTCGTTTTTATCCTTATGCGGTCGTATGTTCTCCTGTACATTATACTTGAGGTCATCATTGACAAAGGCGCTGATAAAGAAATTGGGAATCACGTCGTAACCCTCAGTCAGATTGGCATCCTGTAAGCGAATACCACCGAAAGGTCCTCTATCTGCCTGTCTCTTCTGCCTGTCCAGTTCATCATACGCAGTATCGTCCGACAAGAACAAGTTGATATTCCATTGTATGACGTTCCTTGCATACGTGTACTGCTTATAGATAGATTCGGATGTCAGCGGATGTCCACTCTTATAGTATTTGCTGTCACCGATATAATAGACTTCTCTGTTTGTTTGAGACTCTGCTGATGTCAATGCCAGATCTGTGTACATATGGTCAACACGTTTGCCATCGTCTTGGTCAGCCAATCCTTTGGGAATATCATGGTGAGGGGTACCTATCAGTTCGTCAATCATTGCCTCAAATACAATATTGAAACTCTTGGCCAAAAGGTACTCTTGAGCATTTGTATTAATAGCTATACTATACGAGTTTTCGAAGAAGGCATAGCACAAGTCCCAAAGTTGAAGAGCCTTGTCTGAAAAGTATTTGTACTTTATCTGCATCAGCCTCATCTTTCCCATTCCGTGCATGTATTGTGTGAACTGCTTGCCAGTAATCAGTTCGTACTGAATGTTGATAGGCGTATGGAAACCGTATGCTCCATTCAAATAGTTCAGTATGCTATAGAAGATAACAAATAATTCCTCCTCGTAGTTGACAATACGTTTCTTGTTCACAGGATTCAGATACACCACATCCTTATCCTGCACAAAAGCCTGTGAATGTGAGATGGTTCGTGTCCAGTTGATTTTGTTGTTTCCCCTGTGCAAGTTCTTGATGGTAAAGAGCACGAAGTCACGGTTCTCCTGATTGAAGTTGATGAGCGACAGCACAATATCCAGGTATGTTTTCGCCTGATGCCTGCGACCTTTACCTGCTTGCGGTAAATGCTTATATAGAATGGCCTTGCTCTTGGGGTTCGCTTTGTAGAACACATTCAATGCCCTATATATCCACACAGAGAACTCGTAGATGAACTTCCGATACTCCTTGTTAAGCTTTTCCTGACCTTTCGGCTCCAGTACCATTTCTGGTGTTACAGGTTCGCCTGATTCCAATTTTACACCCACCAATGTTTCCTGCTCCGTCAGCAACACCTTGGGCAGAATGAACACGCAGTCGTGCAGGTGTGGGTTGTAGAAATAGCCCACATACTGCACACTCACGCGTTTATCTACATCTTGCAAGACGTAGATGTCCTTCAGGACTTTCTCAACTCGTGAGCTTTCGTACTGATGTTCTTCAAACAGGATATACATTAGTTCTTCTCTTCTTCCTTCTTCTTCCAGTTCATCACCTTCTGCACGAAGTCAGTCACCATTTCGGGATTCACATCGTTGCTGTCTTCCTTGTAGAAGTCTGGGAAAGTCAAATCTTGCACATTCCCCTCATTGTCTTTATACTGGAACAACGAGGCATCATCAAAGCCATAGTCTTTAAACACATCGTTCCAAAGATAGAACAGCACCTTGCTCACGAATGTATCTACGGAGATAAGGTCGTTTTCACTATTTGGCAACTCAGCTCTTTCTGGCGTCTTCTTATCAGGCTTGCAGAAGAAGTAACCTAACTGTTTGTCGGCACTCGATGTCATAGAGGCGATGATGTCGTTGACTTTACGGATGAAGTCCCACCAATCCACAGGTTTTTCCACTCCATCAGCATCCTTTATCCTCACATCAATTTTCCATTCCTTTCCCTCGTTCTTTATCTTCATGTATTTCCACTCCCAGCGACGTTTGAATGCAGAGTCGATAGGGAACAGACTTTGGTCACTTGTATTCATCGTGGCCCAGATGTAGAGGTTCGAGGGAAGAAGCAGGACTCTGCCATGTTGTATATCCTCGGAAAGTGTTGCATCATAGTTACTGGTGTAATCCTCAATAACATCCTCAACGTCAATATCATGCTCAAGTTTATAATTCTTATGTTCCTTGAAAGCCCTCTCTATTTCTTTCTGCAGATCGGTATCTGATTCTATCGGATATTCAGAGAAATGTTCATCGTTTCGATCAAGTAATTGGAAGAGATCGCCAAATATTTGAGCACAATTGCCGCGATTGATTTCTTCAATTACAAGAAATTGGGGTTCAGCCTCATCACTCTTTCTATCTGTGTATTTCTTCCATGCTCCAAGATAAGCTTTCAGGAATGCTTGCATGATGAACTTATAGACAATACGTTTCTCAACAATAGTCCCCTTTTCTTGAAGGCTGATTCCATTGTTTACCACCACAGGAACCACCATTGTTTCAGTATCCTCCATCGTAGGCTTATAAGCGCCAAC
The sequence above is a segment of the Prevotella sp. E9-3 genome. Coding sequences within it:
- a CDS encoding restriction endonuclease, whose protein sequence is MYILFEEHQYESSRVEKVLKDIYVLQDVDKRVSVQYVGYFYNPHLHDCVFILPKVLLTEQETLVGVKLESGEPVTPEMVLEPKGQEKLNKEYRKFIYEFSVWIYRALNVFYKANPKSKAILYKHLPQAGKGRRHQAKTYLDIVLSLINFNQENRDFVLFTIKNLHRGNNKINWTRTISHSQAFVQDKDVVYLNPVNKKRIVNYEEELFVIFYSILNYLNGAYGFHTPINIQYELITGKQFTQYMHGMGKMRLMQIKYKYFSDKALQLWDLCYAFFENSYSIAINTNAQEYLLAKSFNIVFEAMIDELIGTPHHDIPKGLADQDDGKRVDHMYTDLALTSAESQTNREVYYIGDSKYYKSGHPLTSESIYKQYTYARNVIQWNINLFLSDDTAYDELDRQKRQADRGPFGGIRLQDANLTEGYDVIPNFFISAFVNDDLKYNVQENIRPHKDKNEEHCTKISYQFPDRLFDRDTLFLSQYDVNFLYVLFLYARNKANEKSQWKEYVRKKFREEIRAVIQKEFMVYAMRARLGVDGALYLQQHFYDLNGRVFQPYGEERMAYFAYARPANDLEKTQAQYDELSRYFVIEKCGMGQDPQDVLKPAIEQELQQPVAHSQWLTLHYLERYADKGILVGYYKDEEHLKWILGHNDKGSLVYNVRLEVKGEPPRPGAHTSYFYEKKNIQFVILYTDGVEQTGEYRVFHVKDTASKVTEERMRDTWYPFDVKGPHFFFRFDEEVTLGKIQVRELLAYLRVKHLEEFDSYEDGEPLFTTAESVLEYREGF
- a CDS encoding AAA family ATPase, with protein sequence MRQEKEEHHSLSYSLQEIFYGAPGTGKSHEIKIVTKGKSVIRTTFHPDSDYSTFVGAYKPTMEDTETMVVPVVVNNGISLQEKGTIVEKRIVYKFIMQAFLKAYLGAWKKYTDRKSDEAEPQFLVIEEINRGNCAQIFGDLFQLLDRNDEHFSEYPIESDTDLQKEIERAFKEHKNYKLEHDIDVEDVIEDYTSNYDATLSEDIQHGRVLLLPSNLYIWATMNTSDQSLFPIDSAFKRRWEWKYMKIKNEGKEWKIDVRIKDADGVEKPVDWWDFIRKVNDIIASMTSSADKQLGYFFCKPDKKTPERAELPNSENDLISVDTFVSKVLFYLWNDVFKDYGFDDASLFQYKDNEGNVQDLTFPDFYKEDSNDVNPEMVTDFVQKVMNWKKKEEEKN